The Prionailurus viverrinus isolate Anna chromosome B4, UM_Priviv_1.0, whole genome shotgun sequence genome has a window encoding:
- the LOC125169834 gene encoding LOW QUALITY PROTEIN: cationic amino acid transporter 3-like (The sequence of the model RefSeq protein was modified relative to this genomic sequence to represent the inferred CDS: inserted 2 bases in 1 codon; substituted 1 base at 1 genomic stop codon), whose protein sequence is MLGQALFRFGQRLLRRRQLEHLVTEDVPCRRLNTLDLVALSVXAVGAVIYVIAGEVARDKARPSIVICFLVAGLTSVLTGLCYAEFGARVPHSGSAYLYSYVTIGELWAFIIGWNLIFSYVAGTAIVVFAWSLAFDNLFGNQISQTLHENILLHVPQVLAEILGFCVVALVLLLIGLLTLRARESGLFTKVVTLVSLLVLSFVIISGFIKGDLHNWKLTDKDYVKAGLNDTSSLGPLGTGGFVPFGLNGILHGAATCLYAFIGFDNIVTKVEEAQNPQHSIPMDIVISLFISTLMYFGVSSALTLMVPYYQLQPGTPLPEVFHHIGWAPAYYVVAFGFFCSLSASLLGYMFPIRQLIYMMAKDGLLFSVLARIQIGTYIPIMATVIFGIITAIMAFFFGLTDLLDFMSIGTRLAYSLVAFCVLILRYQPEVKKGGNEADMQDESGPAEEKLTLQGLLFPGSSTPTPLSGRIVYVCSSLLALLLTLLCLVLAQWPVLHSGTAVWISLVVLLLVLITGITGVIXRQLQSSSPLPFKVPALPLLPLLSVFVNVYLMMWMTAGTWAPIGFWMLIGFAIYFSYGIQYSLVAESHLS, encoded by the exons ATGCTGGGTCAGGCACTTTTCAGATTTGGTCAAAGGCTGCTACGCAGACGTCAGCTGGAACATTTGGTGACTGAGGATGTCCCATGCAGAAGACTGAACACTTTGGATTTAGTGGCCCTGAGTGT TGCAGTGGGTGCAGTTATATATGTCATAGCTGGTGAAGTGGCTAGAGATAAAGCCAGACCATCCATTGTGATCTGCTTTTTGGTGGCCGGCCTAACTTCTGTGCTGACGGGGCTGTGCTATGCAGAGTTTGGTGCCCGTGTTCCCCATTCTGGCTCTGCATATCTCTACAGCTATGTCACTATAGGTGAACTCTGGGCTTTCATCATTGGCTGGAACCTCATCTTTTCCTATGTTgctggtacagccattgtggtCTTTGCCTGGAGCTTAGCTTTTGACAACCTGTTTGGGAACCAGATCTCTCAGACCCTGCATGAAAACATCTTACTGCATGTTCCCCAGGTCCTTGCAGAAATTCTAGGCTTCTGTGTTGTGGCCCTTGTGTTGTTGCTCATCGGATTGCTGACTCTGAGGGCAAGAGAGTCAGGACTGTTTACCAAAGTAGTCACATTGGTGAGCCTTTTAGTTCTCAGTTTTGTCATCATCTCTGGTTTCATTAAGGGGGACCTGCACAACTGGAAGCTCACAGACAAGGACTACGTAAAGGCTGGACTCAATGACACCTCAAGCTTGGGGCCTCTGGGCACTGGAGGATTTGTGCCTTTTGGCCTCAATGGGATTCTCCATGGAGCAGCTACCTGTCTGTATGCATTTATAGGTTTTGACAACATTGTTACCAAAGTTGAAGAAGCCCAGAACCCCCAGCATTCCATCCCTATGGACATTGTGATTTCACTGTTCATCAGCACTTTGATGTATTTTGGTGTCTCTTCAGCACTTACACTTATGGTTCCTTACTACCAGCTTCAACCTGGGACCCCCTTGCCTGAGGTATTTCACCATATTGGCTGGGCCCCTGCCTACTATGTTGTAGCTTTTGGATTTTTCTGTAGTCTTTCTGCCAGCCTCTTGGGCTATATGTTCCCCATACGTCAGCTGATATACATGATGGCAAAGGATGGCCTCCTGTTCTCTGTCCTTGCCAGGATCCAAATTGGCACATACATCCCCATAATGGCCACTGTGATCTTTGGCATTATCACAGCAATCATGGCATTCTTCTTTGGACTCACTGATCTTCTGGACTTCATGTCAATTGGGACACGGCTAGCTTACTCCCTGGTGGCTTTTTGTGTTCTCATCCTCAGGTATCAGCCTGAGGTGAAGAAAGGGGGAAATGAAGCAGACATGCAGGATGAGAGTGGACCTGCAGAAGAGAAGCTGACTCTACAGGGACTACTTTTTCCAGGCAGTTCCACCCCCACTCCACTTTCTGGCCGGATTGTCTATGTTTGCTCCTCACTGCTTGCTCTGCTGCTTACTCTTCTTTGCCTGGTGCTGGCCCAGTGGCCAGTTCTGCATTCTGGAACTGCAGTGTGGATTTCATTGGTTGTGCTGCTCCTGGTGCTCATCACTGGGATCACTGGGGTCATCTGAAGACAGCTGCAGAGCTCCAGTCCCCTTCCCTTTAAggtccctgctctgcctctcctcccactaCTGAGTGTCTTTGTGAATGTTTACCTTATGATGTGGATGACAGCTGGCACCTGGGCCCCAATTGGTTTCTGGATGCTGATTGGGTTTGCTATCTACTTTAGCTATGGGATCCAATACAGCCTGGTTGCTGAATCCCACTTAAGTTAG